A single genomic interval of Seriola aureovittata isolate HTS-2021-v1 ecotype China chromosome 10, ASM2101889v1, whole genome shotgun sequence harbors:
- the LOC130176758 gene encoding troponin I, slow skeletal muscle-like yields MASMMLEKEKGEKRLERESTLSERVPPLQLSGLSMQDLQALCKELHHKIDVVDEERYDIEAKVAKNNREIENLSQKIFELKGKMKRPALKRVKISADAMLGALLGSRVKESVDFKANLKTVKKEEEKKEEVTDWRKNVEAMSGMEGRKKLFDAGQ; encoded by the exons ATGGCATCTATGatgctggagaaggagaagggggaAAAGAGGCTGGAAAGAGAAAGTACTTTAAGTGAGAGAGTCCCTCCACTCCAGCTCTCTGGTTTGTCCATGCAGGACCTTCAG GCTCTGTGCAAAGAACTGCACCATAAGATTGATGTGGTAGATGAAGAGCGCTACGACATTGAAGCCAAGGTGGCCAAAAATAACAGAGAG ATTGAGAATCTGTCTCAGAAGATCTTTGAGCTGAAGGGTAAAATGAAGCGACCTGCTCTCAAGAGGGTGAAGATCTCAGCTGACGCCATGCTGGGGGCTCTGCTGGGCTCTAGGGTCAAAGAGTCCGTGGACTTCAAGGCCAACCTCAAGACTgtaaagaaggaggaggagaag aaagaggaggtgaCTGACTGGCGTAAGAACGTGGAGGCCATGTCTGGTATGGAGGGCAGGAAGAAGCTGTTTGATGCCGGGCAGTAG
- the LOC130176756 gene encoding troponin I, slow skeletal muscle-like gives MLVAESEEKKHEKERAVNECFPPLKLSGLSVQELQDLCRELHHKIDVVDETRYDMELKVARNEKEIQTLTQKISDLKGVKRPNLKRVKKTTEDMLGACTDTSKLMKADFKANLKTVKKEEEKREEVTDWRKNVEAMSGMEGRKKLFDAGQ, from the exons ATGCTGGTGGCTGAAAGTGAAGAGAAGAaacatgagaaagaaagagctgtGAACGAGTGCTTCCCTCCTTTGAAGCTGTCAGGTCTGTCAGTCCAGGAGCTGCAG GATCTTTGTAGAGAACTACATCATAAGATTGATGTTGTAGATGAAACACGGTATGATATGGAGCTCAAGGTAGCCAGAAATGAGAAAGAG ATCCAGACACTGACTCAAAAGATCTCTGACCTGAAGGGTGTAAAGCGACCGAACTTGAAGAGGGTTAAGAAAACGACAGAGGACATGCTGGGTGCATGCACCGACACCTCAAAACTCATGAAGGCTGATTTCAAGGCCAACCTTAAGAcagtgaagaaagaagaagaaaag AGGGAAGAAGTGACTGACTGGCGTAAGAACGTGGAGGCCATGTCTGGTATGGAGGGCAGAAAGAAGCTGTTTGATGCCGGACAATAA